GCAGGAATTTATCGCAACTGGCAAATATAGTTTCAAGACCGGTATTGCATACAACTGTCTGGATGTGCCCGGCATGGGGCTTGACGGCATTTATCTCAGTCTGCTTGGTACATCTGCCGAAGATGCAGATTCGGGCCAAGTAGGCCGTGGCAACAGGGTCAATGGCCTGATTTCCATGAACAGGCCCATGGGAACTGAGGCCGCAGCCGGTAAGAACCCGGTTAGCCACGTGGGCAAGATTTACAATTTCCTGGCAAACCATCTTGCCCGGGAAATCTACCAAAGCACCGACAGGATCCAGGAGGTATATGTACTGCTCCTGAACAGGATCGGTACCCCCATAGATCAGCCGCAGATGGTCTCAGTCCGCTTATTGATGGAAGATGGACTGACAGTGGATCTCCGGAATAGTGTCGAAGAAATTATTCATCGCAATCTGGACCGGATGGGTGATTTTTGCCTGACTCTGGCCCGTGGCGAATTTCCTGTCTGCTAATGGGAGTCACCGCACAGGACACTCGCTGTCTGCTGATTATCCCCCATTGCTCTTTTCTGCTGATGAAAAAAGTTCCAGAAAAAGCAAAAAAATAATTGCAAAAAAAATTAATACGATATAATTATAAATCATTAAATCTTGCTAAGGAAATGATGATGGGCATTCTCGTTCTATTTAAGGACAATATTTACGATGTCGTCGCCGATGAACATCTGGATGAACTGATAGCTGAGCATAAAATAATCGGCTTTCATCGGTCTACGGAATGGGTGCAGATCGGTCGCGATCCGCTGAGGAGCGCTAAAACGGAATACAGAGCGAAAGAAAGAAGAAGCGATTCCAAATCAAGGGAAACGGCTTCCTCTCACTGAATATATTTTGCTGGCAAGGCTGCAAAGGGGTGTAGGATGAAAACCTTCTATTCCGGAGTGATTTTTTTCTGGGTGATTTTTTTCTCCAACTGGGCGTTGGCTGAAATTAATCGGGACGCTGCAGCAGTCTATGAAGGGGGGGACATAGCCTCCATCAGAGGTGGTGCGGCAGAGGGAAACAGTGCGGATTTCTTTGAGATCGATGATATTTCACCAGTGGAAAAGCAGAATCGCGTTTCATTGATAAAGAAAGCAGCTCGCGATGGCTATGCCCAGGCCCAATATGAACTGGGTTGCATGCTTTTTACCGGGTGGGGCATTGAAAAAGACAGGCGGGAAGCGATCCGCTGGTTTTTGGAGGCTGCAGGGCATCACCATGCACAGGCGCAAAATGCCCTTGGGCTGGCATATTCAAGTGGTGAAGGGGTCAGGCAGGACGATACGGAAGGTGCCAGGTGGTTCCGCCTGGCTGCCGAACAGGGTGATGTGGATGCCCAGTTCAACCTGAGCTGCATGTATTACAATGGCTGGGGAGTGGAGCAGGACAAGCATGAGGCGGCAAAATGGTGCATGAAGGCAGCCGCTCAGGGCGATCCGCAGGCCCAATGCGTCCTTGGGTCCATGTATGTGAGAAACGAAGGGGTAAAACAGGACCTGAAAGAGGCCATGAGGTGGTTCCGCAGGGGAGCGGAGCAGGGGAATCCGATCGCCCAACACAACCTGGCCGTCCTCTATGAAGACGGCAAAGGAGTGGAGAAGAACCTACGCGAAGCGATAAAGTGGTATCGCCAGGCGGCAGAGCAGGGGTTGCCCCAATCCCGGGAGGCATTGGCGCTGCTGGGGGAAAAATAGTTGGTGCCAGCCGGTGATCTTTGAATTTAGCCATTACGTTTCATTTGAAGACAAAAAAGCCGCGCCCTGAAGGATGCGGCTTTTTTGCCGGCAAGAGATAAATTTATTTTGCAGGTGCAGCGGGGGCAGCCGGAGTAGCGGCAGGTGTTTCTTCTTTCTTCTCGGCTTTTTTGGCTGCTTTTTTCTTAGCCACTTTTTTCTTAGCCGGCTTCTTCACTTCCTGGGCAATGGGCGGATGTCCGGCGGGCAGACCTGCAGGAGCTGCTTCTTTAGCAGGCTCAGCGGCGAAAACTACTCCGGCAAAGGCAATGGCTACGAGTGCTGCAACGACAGATGACAGAACTTTCTTCATGATTTTCTCCCCTTACATTAATTTTTTACTTCACAGAGCACATAGCATGCCTGCGTTCCTTTTGCAACTTGTTGTTTCCACTTCCATGGGGCGGCATAGTGCCGGAAAAGGTCTGTGTAACTTGAAGTTGGCCTACGATATACCTGAATTCAGCAAAGTCTGAGGAGCCGGTGCTCCATGCTCCGCTGCTGAAAATTTTTCAACAGCCTGCCAAAGGAGTCTTGCCATGCGCGTCTATGCCTGCCGGATCCAGCTTTTTCTGACGGCGCAAACACTTAAGGAAAAAAGGGGGATCATCAAGAGCGTCCTGGCCAGGAGTCGCAACAGGTTCAATGTTGCCGCGGCGGAGGTCGAGCACCATGACCGCAAGGATACGGCAGTTCTGGCATTTGCCACCGTGGCTGAGAGTGGGGTCATTGCCCGTCGCCTGCTGGAGCGCCTGGAAGAGTGGCTGGTGGAGGAACGGCCTGATGTGGAGGTAGCGGCTGTGGAGATTGAGGAACGATGATCCGGCATTAATTTGCAATTCATATGGTGCATGATAACGTTTAGGGAGAAAGATCGGTCAATGAGCATTCATTCAAAGTATTCATTACTGCTAAAGAAAACGGGAGAAATGATTATGACTTATGCCGCTAAGGATTACTCGAAACTAAAGGGTATGGAAGGTTTCAGCGACGCCCTTCTCAACAATCACTTTACTCTCTATCAGGGGTATGTGACCAATACCAACAAGGTGTTGGAACTTCTGGAGCAGTTGCTCAAGGAGGATAAGGGGGCGACACCGGCATTCGGCGAACTGAAAAGGCGTCTGGGCTGGGAATTCAACGGCATGCGCCTGCATGAATACTACTTTGAGAACCTGGGCAAACCGGCGGGTGAAATGGGATCCAAATTCCGGCAAAAGGTTGCCGAAAGCTTCGGCACCCTTGAGCTATGGGAAAAGGATTTCAGGGCGACCGGCGCCATGCGCGGCATCGGTTGGGCAGTCCTTTACCAGGACCCCGACAGCGGCAGGCTCATCAACTTCTGGATCAACGAGCATGATACCGCCCACCCGTCAGGGGGTAACCCGCTTTTGATCATGGATGTGTTCGAACATGCCTTCATGCTGGATTACGGGCTGAAGCGGGCAGACTACATCGAGGCGTTTTTCAAAAACATCAATTGGCAGGCAGTGGAGGCACGGATCAAATAGTTTCCATCCGGAAACGGCTCTTTTTTGTCCTGGCGGTGTCAACCTGCGGGCTTGCTTGTGCGGCGTACTGATGTACGCCTCCGCGCAACCCCTTGATTTCCTTGCCAGGACAAAAAATCCCTCATTTCCGATCTGGAAACTGCTAGTGTCACATCCGGAGTTTCCGGATGGACACTAAATAGTCAGCAACAGAGCTGACGAGGAGGACAAAATGAAAGCATTGTTCATCAGTGCAGACAATTTTGAGGACTCCGAGCTGCTGGTACCATATTATCGCCTCAAGGAGGCAGGTGTGGACGTTGTCCTCGCCTCCGTGAAAACCGGTCTCATCAAGGGCAAGCATGGCTATGAAGTGCCGGTGGATATGACTCTTGGCGAGGTGAAGCCAGCTGATTACACCATTTTAGTCCTGCCCGGAGGCAAGGCCCCGGAAACCGTAAGAAAGGAAGCCAAGGCCCAGGAAATTGCCCGTTTTTTCTTCGAGCAGAACAAACCGGTGGCGGCAATCTGTCACGGACCGCAGACACTGATATCCGCCGGTTTGCTCAGGGGGCGAAAGGCCACCTGCTACAATACGGTGGTTGACGAACTGAAAGAAGCCGGAGCCCGTTATGAAGACACGGAGGTGGTTGTCGACGGCAATCTGGTGACTTCCCGTGAGCCTGGCGACCTTCCTGCATTCATGCGCGAGATGATGAAAAAGCTGCACTAGTGTCCCGTGCGGTTAGTTCACCGAAAGAATTAGCCGCACGTGACACTAGTCGCCAAGGAGCCTCAAAATGGGAAAAAACGGATTTATCGGTATGGCCCTTCTATGTCTCGCTTTTGCCTTTAATGCCCATGGAGAAGAAAAAGCCTTCCGGGCAGTTCCCGATAATGATGGAGTCCAGCAGGTTGATGTGGTCGGGGGGAGCTATTTCTTCACTCCCAAACATATTGTGGTAAAGGCCAACTTGCCTGTGGAACTGAAGGTCAGGAAAGAGCCGGGAGCTGTTCCCCATACCATTGTACTCCGGGCGCCGGATGCGGGAATTGACTTTGCCGTGGAGCTGGATAAGGAACCCAAAACGGTAAAATTTACGCCGACCAAAGTGGGGAGGTATCAGTTTTTCTGTGACAAAAAACTTCCTTTTCTGGAAAGTCACCGGGAAAAGGGTATGTTCGGTATTCTGGAAGTGGTCGCTCAGTAAATTTGAGGTTCCAGGCAAATATCATTCAGGCGAAGCAGCTGTTTTGCTCCGCCTGTTTTTGTTTTCCCGCCCCAGGTTTCAATTATCCCCTTTCCAAGGCGCTTGAACGGTGCTATTTACTGTTTATTTCTTAAAGCAGTGGAGTTGATCGATGGCTGATAACGATCTGAACCGGTTGAAGATTGACAAGACAGTGGTTGCCGCCGGCAGACCACGGCATAAGCGGCCGCTGGTCTGGATTATTGGTGTGGTGGCCGTTATTCTCGCCATTCTTGCTGCAAAAGGGGTTCTGGCGCCACGGGTGGAGGTGGAAGTAGCCACCGTCTCCCAGATCTACCCATCCCAGGCCTTCACCCTCCTTAATGCCAGCGGCTATGTGGTTGCCCAGCGCAAGGCCGCCGTCGCCTCCAAGACCACTGCTCAATTGGAATGGCTGGGGGTGGAAGAAGGGAGCCGGGTGCAACAGGGGCAGATCATCGCAAGGCT
This region of Geotalea daltonii FRC-32 genomic DNA includes:
- a CDS encoding cupredoxin domain-containing protein; translation: MGKNGFIGMALLCLAFAFNAHGEEKAFRAVPDNDGVQQVDVVGGSYFFTPKHIVVKANLPVELKVRKEPGAVPHTIVLRAPDAGIDFAVELDKEPKTVKFTPTKVGRYQFFCDKKLPFLESHREKGMFGILEVVAQ
- a CDS encoding type 1 glutamine amidotransferase domain-containing protein, with the translated sequence MKALFISADNFEDSELLVPYYRLKEAGVDVVLASVKTGLIKGKHGYEVPVDMTLGEVKPADYTILVLPGGKAPETVRKEAKAQEIARFFFEQNKPVAAICHGPQTLISAGLLRGRKATCYNTVVDELKEAGARYEDTEVVVDGNLVTSREPGDLPAFMREMMKKLH
- a CDS encoding GSU3473 family protein; protein product: MGILVLFKDNIYDVVADEHLDELIAEHKIIGFHRSTEWVQIGRDPLRSAKTEYRAKERRSDSKSRETASSH
- a CDS encoding tetratricopeptide repeat protein produces the protein MKTFYSGVIFFWVIFFSNWALAEINRDAAAVYEGGDIASIRGGAAEGNSADFFEIDDISPVEKQNRVSLIKKAARDGYAQAQYELGCMLFTGWGIEKDRREAIRWFLEAAGHHHAQAQNALGLAYSSGEGVRQDDTEGARWFRLAAEQGDVDAQFNLSCMYYNGWGVEQDKHEAAKWCMKAAAQGDPQAQCVLGSMYVRNEGVKQDLKEAMRWFRRGAEQGNPIAQHNLAVLYEDGKGVEKNLREAIKWYRQAAEQGLPQSREALALLGEK
- a CDS encoding superoxide dismutase, translated to MTYAAKDYSKLKGMEGFSDALLNNHFTLYQGYVTNTNKVLELLEQLLKEDKGATPAFGELKRRLGWEFNGMRLHEYYFENLGKPAGEMGSKFRQKVAESFGTLELWEKDFRATGAMRGIGWAVLYQDPDSGRLINFWINEHDTAHPSGGNPLLIMDVFEHAFMLDYGLKRADYIEAFFKNINWQAVEARIK
- a CDS encoding DUF503 domain-containing protein, encoding MRVYACRIQLFLTAQTLKEKRGIIKSVLARSRNRFNVAAAEVEHHDRKDTAVLAFATVAESGVIARRLLERLEEWLVEERPDVEVAAVEIEER